DNA from Streptomyces sp. Edi4:
GATGGCCGACCGGTGGGACGCGGCGGGCACGGCGTACGAACGCGCCGTCGCCGCGCACGCCGTGGCGCCGAACCCTTCCCTGCTGATGCACATGATGTGCGAGTTCGCGCGTCTGACCATGCTGTTCAAGGGGCCCGACGGTCTGGAGGCGGCGCTGGGGCACCTTGCGCGGGCCGACGCGGTCGCGAGCGAGGTCGCGGACGGCGCCGACGGCTTCGTCCCCTGGTACGAGCGGGGCGCTGTGCACTACCGCCGCGCCCGCGTCCTGGCGGAGGCCGAGTCCTTCGCCCAGGCGCTGGCCGAGGCGGAGACCGCCGCGGCGCTCTACGAGCGGGGCGGAGAGCACGGTGAGGCGCCGCGCGCCGAGGCCCAGCGGATGGCCGCCCTGATCGAGGGCAACGGCCTGGGCCGCTTCCCCGCGGCCATCGCCCGGCTCGGCGAGGCGGCGGCGCGCGCCCGCGAGGCGGACCTGCCCGAGGCCGTCCAGATCCTGGAGGCGCTGCGGCAGGAGTACCGACGACGCGAGAGCTGAGCACCGGGCTCCGCCGAGGTGGTCCGGCGGAGCCCAGGTCCGCTGGTCCGGGCCACCAGGTAGCGTGGGCCCATGGACGAGGTCGGCAGCACAAGTCCGGGGCCCTCTGCCCGAGATCGCGGCTTCCCCCTGTTCCACGCGGAGCGCTGCGGCGGGATCGGGGAGCTGGATCGCCGGCTGGTCGGATGCCGGGCGTGTCCTCGGCTGGTGGCCTGGCGCGAGACGGTGGCCGCGACGAAACGAGCCGGCTTCAAGGACTGGGAGTACTGGGGCAGGCCGGTGCCGGGGTTCGGTCCGCAGGACGCACCGCTGGCGGTGGTCGGGCTCGCTCCGGCCGCGCACGGCGCCAACCGGACGGGCCGGATGTTCACCGGCGACGCCTCGGGCGACTTCCTCTTCGCCGCCCTGCACGCCGTGGGTCTCGCCTCACAGCCCACCGCCACCACCGCCGACGACGGCCTCGAACTGTACGGGGTGCGGATCACCTCCCCCGTCCACTGCGCCCCTCCCGCGAACAAGCCGACGCCGCAGGAGCGGGACACGTGCCGGCCGTGGCTCGCGGCCGAGATCTCGCTGCTGCGCCCGCGTGCGATCGTCGTACTCGGAGCCTTCGGCTGGCAGACGCTGCTGCCGGTCCTCGCCGAGGCGGGGTGGCGACTGCCGCGCCCCCGGCCCCGGTTCGCGCACGGCACCGTGGTGACGCTGCGCCGCGCGGAGCCGGACGCGGCGCGGCCGGCGGGAGCGGACGCGAGTGGTCGCGACGACCGCGCCGGGAACGAGGAACTGAAGGTGATCGGCTGCTACCACCCCAGCCAGCGCAACACCTTCACGGGCCGTTTGACCTCGCCCATGCTCATCACCCTGCTCCATCAGGCCGCGGACCTCGCGGGTCTGCCCGCCGGCCCGCCCGGCGCCGTGCCGGACCCGCCGAAGACCCGACGGTGAAACGGTGTTGGGCGCGGGCGGGCTGACGGCACGGCACCACGCGGCCGGGTGCCACCCGGCCACCCACCGCTCCGGGCACACCGCGTAGGCTCGGAGCCATGGTTGAGCATCGGATGATCGACGTGAACGGGATCCGGCTGCACATCGCCGAGGAGGGCGAGGGCCCCCTGGTGGTGCTTCTGCACGGGTTCCCCGAGTCCTGGCACTCCTGGCGCCACCAGTTCGGCCCGCTGGCCGCCGCCGGCTTCCGGGTGGTCGCCCCCGACCAGCGGGGGTACGGCCGCAGTGACCATCCCACCGACGTGGCGGCGTACAGCATCCTGCATCTGGTCGGCGACGTCGTCGCTCTGGTCCGGGCGCTGGGCGAGGAGAAGGCGTACGTCGTCGGGCACGACTGGGGCGCGCCGGTCGCCTGGCACACCGCGCTGCTGCGGCCGGATCTGGTGCTCGGGGTGGCCGGTCTGAGCGTGCCGCCACCGGTCCGGGGCCCCCACCCGCCGCTGGCGGCCATGGAGAAGGCGTTCGGCGGGCGCTTCTACTGGAACTACTTCGACCGGCCCGGTGTCGCCGACGCCGAGTTCGCACGGGACCCGCGCACGACGCTGCGGAAGTTCTTCTACGCGGCGTCCGGCGACAGGCCCGGGGAGATCGTCCAGCCTCTGGTCGACCCGGCACGGGGCTGGCTCGCCGCCCTCGAAGACCCCGAGGAGCTGCCGGGCTGGTTTACCGAGGGCGATCTCGATGTGCTCACGGAGAGCTTTTCTCGGGGCTTCACCGGCGGCCTCAACTGGTACCGCAACATGGACCGCAACTGGGAGCTGACCGCGCCCTGGCAGGACGCCGTCATCACCCCGCCCGCCCTGTACGTGTACGGCGAGCGCGACCTCGTTCCCGCGTTCCCCGGCACCCCGGAATTCATCGCGAGCCTGCCCGAGCGCATGCCCAGCCTGCACCGCGAGCCCGTGGAGCTGCCGGGCTGCGGGCACTGGACCCAGCAGGAGCGCCCGGACGAGGTCAACGCCGCGCTCGTCGAATTCCTCAGGGCGTACTCCTGACCGGGGCGGCGCCTCAGCTGAGGACGGCCGTCGGAGCAGGCGGGCACCCGTGGCGCCCAACAGGGCGCCGCTGTCCGCGCGTTGGGCCGTGATGAGCCACGGAGTGCGCCGCGCGGCGGGCACGCGGTGGGCACGCGGCCACGGTCGCGCGGATGGATGGCGACGATGGTGACGATGGCGATGGCAATGAACTGACGGTGCATCAGGTTCGGGGCAGCTTGCTTCTGACTGGTCGTCAGCAGCCCCTCAACCGTGGGGTTGGCCGTCCGCGTCTTCGAACGCGCCCGGCCGCACGGGCCGGAGTGCCCGGCCCGTCGGCGGCCAGCGGCCGCCACCACGACGCGTGATCCCGGTACCAGGCCACCGTGGCGGCCAGCGCCTCCTCGAAGTCCCGGTGGGGGCGGTAGCCCAGTTCGGCGCTGATCTTGCCGTGGTCCACCGCGTAACGGCGGTCGTGGCCCGGGCGGTCCTGGACGTGCGTGATGCGATCGGCGTCCGCGCCGCACAGGCGGACCAGACGGCCGACGAGGTCCCGGTTGGTCAGCGAGGTCCCGCCCCCGATGTTGTAGATCTCGCCGGGCCGCCCCGCCGTCCGCACCAGCTCGACCGCCCGGACGTGGTCGTCCACGTGCAGCCAGTCGCGCACCTGGCTCCCGTCACCGTACAGCGGCAGGCGCGCGCCGGTCAGGAGCGCGGTCACGAAGCGCGGGACGGCCTTCTCCGGATGCTGGAAGGGGCCGAAGTTGTTGGAGCACCGGGTGACCCGCACGTCCAGACCGTGGGTGTGGTGCTGGGCCAGCGCCATGAGATCGGCCGCGGCCTTCGAGGCTGCGTACGGGGAACTCGGCCTGAGCGGGTCCTGCTCGCGTGCGGCGCCCTGGGGCAGTGAGCCGTAGACCTCGTCGGTGGAGATGTGGACGAACCGGCGCACCCCGTGGCGCAGCGCGGCGTCCAGCAGGAGCTGTGTGCCCAGCACATTGGTGCGGGTGAAGTCCGAGGCGTCCTCGATGGAGCGGTCCACGTGTGATTCCGCCGCGAAGTGGACGATGTCGTCGTGCCCGGCCGCGAGGCGGCGCACGGCGGGGGCGTCACAGATGTCACCGCGCACGAAGGCGAACCGGGGGTGGCCCGCGAACTGGTCGAGGCGGGCGAGGCTGCCCGCGTAGGTGAGTTTGTCCAGGACGGTGACCGTGACGCCGGGCGGGCCCGAGGGGCCGAGGAGCGCGCGGACGTAGGCGGAGCCGATGAAGCCGGCCCCGCCGGTGACGAGGATGCGAGAAGTCATGAGGTGAGCTGTACCTTGCTGTGGTCGCCGATGACGAGTCGATGGGCCCCCGGCAGGCGGGGCGCGGCGGTGACGACGGCCTCGCGGCCGATGAGCGAGCCCTCGATGCGCGCGGCGCCCTCCACGCACGCGCCCCGCAGGAGGACCGAGAACGCGATCGCGCTGTCCTCGATCCGGCAGTCCTCGCCGACGGCGGTGTAGGGGCCGACGCTGGCGTTGCTGATGACGGCGCCCGCGCCGACGACCACGGGGCCGACGATCCGCGAGCCCCGCACCACGGCGCCCTCCTCGATCCGCACCCGGCCGACCAGGACGCTGCGGGGATCCACCTTGCCCTCCACGCTCCCCTCCATCCGGTCCAGGACGTGCCGGTTCGCCTCCAGCAGGTCTTCCACGCTGCCGGTGTCGCGCCACGGCCGGGTGGTCGTCTCCCCCCGCACGGTGAGCCCTTGGTCGATCATCCACTGCACCGCGTGGGTGATCTCCAGCTCGCCGCGCCCGGACGGGCGGATGGCGCGTACCGCTTCGTGCACCACCGGCGTGAAGGCGTAGACGCCGATCAGGGCGAGGTCGCTGCGGGGCCGGTCGGGTTTCTCCTCCAGCCCGCGCACCCGGCCCCCGGCGTCGAGCTCCGCGACACCGAAGGCGGTGGGGTCCGCCACCGGGGTGAGCAACAGCCGGGCGGCGTCCGCGCCCTGATCGGCGCGCCGGACGAAGGACGTCACGCCGTCGGGCAGGTAGGTGTCACCGAGGTACAGCAGGAAGTCGTCGTCGGCCAGAAAGTCGCGTGCGATGAGCACGGCGTGGGCCAGGCCGAGGGGCTTGGCCTGGCGCAGGTGGGTGACGCCGAGACCGAAGGCGCTGCCGTCCCCGACCGACCGCCGCAGGTCGTCGGCGTGCGAGCCGACCACCATCCCCACTTCGTCGATGCCGGCGTCGGCGATCGCCCGCAGCGCGTAGTGGATCACCGGTCTGTTGGCCAGGGGGAGCAGCTGTTTGGCGCGGGTGTGGGTGAACGGCCGGAGTCTGCTGCCGGTGCCGCCCGCCAGGACCAGGGCTTTCACGCCGGCCGCCGCTGTCGTGCGGGAAAGGACTGAGGTCTCACGGATCTCTCCTCGAACGGAAGTCGCGGTGTCACCGGTTGGACTGCTCTCGACTCAAGCAGAGGCGGCGCCACGAACGCAAGCGCAGTCTGAAACTTTCAGCAAGTCCTTGCAGAGCGTGGCCGGTTGATGTTTGACTCGGTCCGGCGCCGCACAACGGCGGCCCGTGCCACGGCAGTTCGCACCGAGCGTGGGGAGCAGCAGTGACAGGACGCCACCAGCTCGAACGGCTGGAGCGTGAGGCCCGGCACTTGGCGCCGGGCGCCTCGCAGGAAGCGGCGGCGGGGCAACGGGTCTTCGCCGAGGGGGACGGCCCGGTCCTGACCGATCTCGACGGAAACCAGTACCTGGACTTCGCCGCGGGCACCTTGACCCAGTCGCTGGGGCACGGGCACCCCGAGGTCGTCGAGGCGCTGATCGCACAGGCCCGGCGCCTGTGGAACGTGCACGACAGCGCCACGCCCGACCGCGCGGCCCTGCTCGAACTGCTGGCCCGGCTGCTGCCCGGACACCTGGACACCTACGCCCTGTTCTCCACCGGCGCGGAGGTGATCGAGGCCGCGCTGCGGGTGGTGCTGGCGGGCGCCGAACCGGGCCGCAACCGGATCGGGGCGATGCGCGGCGGCTTCCACGGCAAGACCATGGGGGCGCGGATGCTGGTCCACTGGGACGTCGGCCACCAGGCCTTCGCGGGCAACTCCGTCCTGGGGTACTCGCCCTACTGCTACCGATGTCCACTGGAGCTCACCCGGCCCACCTGCCAGCTGCGCTGCGCCTCACTCGTGCGCAGGCACATCGCCGGCAAACCGAATGTCTCGGCGCTCGTCTTCGAGCCCGTGCTCGGGGCCGGCGGCGTCATCGTGCCGCCCCCGGGCTACTGGGAGCAGATCGCCGACGCCTGCCGGGCGAACGGAGTGCTCCTGGTCGCCGACGAGGTGCTGACCGGCGGCGGCCGCACGGGGACGTTCCTGGCGTGCGAGCAGTTCGGTGTCGAGCCCGATCTGGTTGCCCTGGCCAAGGGCCTGGCCAGCGGTTTTCCCTTCGCCGTCCTGGCGGGGCGGGCGGATGTGATGCGTCACCCCGCGGCCTCGGAGCCCGGCGCCCACGCGTCGACGTTCGCGGGCAACCCGCTGGGGATCGCGGCGGCCCGCGCGACATTGGGGGTCATCGAGCGCGACCGGCTCCTCGAACGCGTCCGCGCGCTCGGCGAGCGGCTCGGCGACCGGCTGTCCGCGCTCGCCGCCCGGTTCGACCACCTCGGTGACGTACGCGGCGTCGGACTGCTGTACGGACTGGAGTTCGTGACGGACCGTCAAAGCCGTTCGCCAGCGCCGGACATCGCACGAGCCGTGTACACCACTGCCCTGGACCTCGGACTCAGAGTGGCCCTGGGCGGCCACATCCTGCGCATCGCCCCGCCGTTCACCCTCGACGAGGCACTGCTCGACGAAGGCCTGGGCCTCCTGGAGCGGGCCCTTGAGCGGGTGCTGCTGTGATCGTCGCGGAGAACCTGGTCAAGGAGTTCCGGCTCACCGAACGCAAACCGGGCCTGGCCGGGAGTCTGTCCACCCTGTTCACCCGCGAGCACCGGATCGTCCGGGCGGTCGACGACGTTTCCTTCACGATCCCGGCGGCATCGAAGACGGCGTACATCGGCGCCAACGGGGCGGGCAAGTCCACCACCATCAAGATGCTCACCGGCATCATGACGCCCACCCGGGGGCGCTGCCTGGTCAACGGCATCGAGCCCTACCGGCACCGGCAGGCCAACGCGCGCGGCATCGGGGTCGTGTTCGGTCAGCGCAGCCAGCTGTGGTGGGACCTGTCGGTACCGGACTCCTTCCGCATCCTGCGGCGGATCTACGACGTGCCCGATCCCGTCTACCGGCGCAACCTCGCCCTGTACCGGGAGCTCCTGGACATCGACGCCCTCGGCACCACGCCGGTGCGGCAGTTGAGTCTGGGCCAGCGGATGCGGGCCGAGATCGCGGCGAGCCTGCTGCACGATCCGGCGGTCGTCTTCTGGGACGAGCCGACCATCGGCCTCGACATGCTGCTCAAGGACGCGGTGCGGCGCCTGGTCAACCATGTCCACCGCGAGCTCGGCACGACCGTCGTCCTCACCAGCCACGACATCGCGGACATCGCCGCGATCTGCGACAGCGCCCTGGTCGTGGACCGGGGCCGGGTGGTGCACCAGGGAAGCATCAGGGACCTGCTGCGCAGCGCCGGGCGGCGCTCCGTCGTCTTCGACCACCGGGGCGCCGCGGACCGGGCCGAGACCTGCGCCCGGATCGAGCGGGGACTTCCCGGAGCGGACGCCTCGCGCACCGAGGACGGCCGGATCAGGGTCGACTATCCGGCCGACCGGTTCACCTCGCGACAGGTCCTGGCCTTCCTGCTCGAACGCTTCGACCTCACCGACTGCTTCGCACCCGAACCGGATCTGGAGGACGTGCTGCGGCGGATCTACGCCGGCCACGGCGAACCGCTCACGGCCGGGGCCGAGCCGGGCCGAAGGGGCGCGGCATGAACGACCTCACCGTGCCCGGGCGGGCGGCCTCGGCGCGCCGCGCACCGGCGGCGCGCTGGCGGGCCTACCTGCCCTTCGCCACCGGGGGCCTGCAATCCCTGCTCCAGTACCGGTCGACCTTCGTGACCACCGGCGTCACGGCGGCGGCAGGCGCGGCGGTGACCGTCTTTCTGTGGCGGGCCGTGTACGCGGGCTCACCGCCCGGCGGCGGCCCCGGCGGCTTCACCCGCGAGGGCATCACCACCTACCTGCTGATGGCGCAGGTGCTGCACATCCTGCACGCCAACCGGGTGGACGACGAGGTCGCGGCGGAGGTCTACCGGGGTGACGTCGCCGTCATGCTGGTGCGTCCCGTCAGCTATCCGGTGGTGCGGCTCTTCTCGTGTCTGCCGGTCGTCGCGGCCAACGCCGCCCTGGTCGGCGTCCCCGTCCTCGCGCTCTTCGCCGTGCTCGTACCGCTGACGCCACCACAACCCGTGGACGCCCTCCTGTTCCTGGTGTCCACGCTCTTCTCCCTCCTGCTCGCCTTCCTGGTGAATCTGCTGACCGGCATGACGGGGTTCGTCACCACCAACACCTGGGGGGTGCGGATGGTGAAGCAGAGCGTGGTCGCCTTCTTCGCGGGGCAGCTGGTGCCTCTCGCCCTGATGCCACGGCCGCTGGCGCGCGTGGCGTCCGCGCTGCCGTTCCAGGGCATGGTGGACGGGCCCCTCACCCTGCTGCTCGGCCGTTACGAGGGGGTGGCGGGCGCCGCCGACGTGCTGGCCCGGCAGATCGGCTGGGTGGCCGGGCTCGGCGTGCTGAGCGCCGTGCTGTGGCGGGCCGCCCTGAACCGTCTGGAGGTGCTGGGGGGATGACGCGCACGTTCCGGCGCCATCTGCGGCTCGCCTTCTTCCTCGGCGGGGTCGGCCTGCACCGCCTGAGCGCCTACCGCGTGGACTTCGCCCTGGGGGCGGGGGCGTTCCTGGTGCGCGTGGGACTCCAGACGGCGGTGGTGGGGCTCGTCTTCCGGCAGGTGCCCGCCGTGGGCGGCTGGACCTATCACGAGGTGCTGTTCCTGCTGGGGTTCTCGCTGCTGCCGCGCGGCCTCGACCACCTGTTCACCGACCAGCTGTGGGAGCTCGGCCGCAAGCTGGTCCAGCGCGGCGAGTTCCACCGCTATCTGATCCGTCCCGTGAACCCGCTGTTCTCGCTCCTTTCGGAGCGCTTCTTCCACCCGGACGGACTGGGTGAACTGGCCGTCGGGGCGGTTCTGGTGGGCTGGTCGGGCGATGAACTGGGCCTGCGGCTCACCCCCCTGCAATGGGCCCTCGCTCCCCTCCTGGTGGTGTGCGGCGCGCTGATCCACACCTCGGTGAAGCTGCTGTTCGCCTCCCTGTCCTTCTGGACCGTCACCAGCCTGCCCTCGATGTACGCGGCGAGTCAGGTGTCGGAGTTCGCCGCCTACCCGCTGGACATCTACCACCCTTCGCTGCGCGTCCTGCTGACGTGGGTGCTGCCCTTCGCCTTCACCTCCTACGTGCCGTGTGTCTACCTGCTGACCGGCGCCGCCGGGCTCGTGGTGTGGCTGCCACTGGTGACGGGCGGCGCCCTCGCCCTCGCCCTCGGAGTATGGCGCCGCGGCATCGACACCTATGAGATGACCGGGAGTTGACGACATACGTGATCCGCGACGAACATCTCGAACCGCTGCTGCGCACCGCGCCGTGGCTGCCGGGCGCCCTGCGCGCCGCCCAGCACTACACCGTGGTCGACCAGGCCGCGCTCGGGCCCGGCGAGACGCTGCTCGTGGTGGCCGCGCACGGCGGGCGGGCCACGGGCGAGCGGGTCTTCGTCCCCGTGCGCACCACGGCGTCGGGAGACCTGGTGAGCGGCGCCCACGGCGTGGACGCACCCGGGCCCGAAGCCGTACGCCACCTGCTCACCGGCCGACGGCTGCGCACCGAGCGCGGCGGGCACCTGCACTTCCGCCGGGCCGCCGCCGCGCCGACGGGTGACATCGAGGCGCTGCCCTTCGACCAGGGCTGGTCCTCCAACTCCCTTGCCCGGGTGGGGATCGGCGGCGCCCCGTACATGTACAAGACGTACCGGCAGCTGGGCGCGGCGCCCCATGAGCCCGAGGTGCTGCGCCTGATGAGCGGCAGCGGGCACACGCCCCACTGGGCGGGTGACTGCTCGTACACGGAGCCCTCCGGCGCCCGCCGGTACCCGTGGGCCGTGCTTTACCGCCACGCCGCGGGCCACGGCATCGACAGACCCCTGCGGGAGAACCTGCGCTCGCTGTGGCCCCGGCTCACCGGCCACGCGGAGCCGGACCGGCTCGTACGCGCCCATCTGCGGCCGCTGGCAGGGAAGTTGCGCGAGACGGGCGTCTTCCTCGGGGCGTTCCACCGGGACCTGGCGGCCCGCCTCGGGGACCCCGCCACCGGCTACCCCGTGCACGACGCCCTGGCCGACGTGTCGCAGCGCCTTCGGACGCCGGCCGACTTCGACACGCAAGTCCCCCACGCCGCCCAGCGCGCGGCCCTGGAAGCCCTGCGGAACGAACTCTGCCTGCTTGAGCGCGAGTTCGAGGGTCGACGGACGGCTGCCGGGGCCGGGCCCTGCCACGGCGACCTGCATCTGTCCCATCTGCTGTGCGCCGATGAACCCGGCGGCGGCTGGCGCATGCGGGTCATCGACCTGTCCACACCCGCCCTGCCCGCCGACGGCGCCGCCTACGCCGCGCAGTCGCCCGCGCAGGACCTGGTGGCCGTGCGGCGCGCCCTGGAGTACTTCGCGGCCGACGAGGCCGCCTTCGAGAGCGCGCGCCGTCTCGGCGTCGAGGCGACCCTCACGATGAACGGCTCACTCGACGGCGCGCCCGGCCTGCCGCCCGCGCGGCGGCGGGTACTGGAACGCGTCTTCGAGACCGCCGACGTGTGGCGTGAGCACGTGCTGCGCCTGCTGCTGGGACCGCCCCACGACACTCCGCTGCGCCGACTGCTCTACCTGCGCCGACTGCTGCACGAACTGGCCTACAACCACGACCACGCCCGCCCCTACCACGCCGCGATCGACCTGCGCCACGCGCTCGCGCTCGCCCGCCGCGACCCGACCACTCCCGCGAGGACATGACCGCCGTGAACGTGCCCACGATGCACATCATCGAGACGTACTTCGAGTGCTGCGGCTTCGACCACACCTTCCTTCAGGGTGGCACGTCCGTATACCTGTGGAACCTCTCCAAGGCCTTCGCCGCCCGGGGCCACACCGTCTCCGTCGTCACCCCCGCGCACGGCAGACTCGACGACCTGCGCCGGCGTCACGACGTGGAGGACCTGCCCTATGAGGACGTCCACACGGTGCCGCTGGTCCTCGACCCCCGGGTGTGGGGCGGCTTCCCCGAGCGGGTGGACCTGACGCTGCGCACCACCGCCCACCGCATCCGTCTGGAGGGCGTGGACCTGTACTTCCTGTCCGACGAATATCTGGATCTGCTGCCCGACACCTTCTACCCGCCGTACTCGGCCAAGGGCCACGACCTGGTGTTCTTCAAGCCCCTTGTGTTCCAGGTGGACAGCGTGCGGTTTCTGCGTGGCTGGTTCGGCGACGAGAAGGCCGTCGTCCACGCGCACGAGCCGTACTACCACCACCTGCTGCCGGCCGCCCTGCGCGACGACCCGACGAAAGTGGTCGTCAGCAATGTGCAGAGCAACATGCCGATCGCCAAGAAGGTGTACGCGCCCGAGGTGCGAGCCCTGCTCGACCTGCTCGGCGCACCCCTCGCGCTGCCCGGCCCGGAGCCCGAACCCGATGTACCGACGGCGATCGTGGGCTACCAGCAGCTGACCCACCTGCACTACACCTATCCCGACGACTATGTGGCGATCTACGAACTGACCGCCGAGCACGCCGACTTGATCGACTTCCTCTCCCCGGGTCAGCTGGACTTCTACGCGGGCTTTCGCGACACCCCCTTCGAGACGCTGTTTCGCCGGCTGCCGATCGCCGGTGTGGTGCGCCGCAACGCCCACAAGATGTTCGTCGGCGGCTGCGCCATCTCCGACCAGTGGCTCGCCTGGGACCCGGCCGGGGTGGACCGGGCCGAGGTGCTCGGCGGCCTCGGTCTCGATCCCTGCCTGCCGACGTTCTTCCACAACGCCCGCCACGCCGTCCAGCACAAGGGCCAGATCGAGTTGATGCGGGCGGTGGACCGGGTCCTGAGCGAGGGGCTGCGGGCCAACTTCGTGATCCGCTGCATCCGCGGCGACGGCATCGACGACCCGTTCTTCCACGAGATCGCGGCGCGGCACCCCGGCCGGCTGCACTTCGAGTGGGAACGCGTGGCCGAGGCCCGCGTCTTCTGTCTCGCGGCGGCCTCGGACTTCGCGCTCTTCCCCTCCAAGTTCGAGATGGACACCTTCCTCATCGCCCAGGGCGAGGCCATGGCGGCGGGTGCGGTGCCGATCGCGACGGACCAGCGCGGCATGGAGCACTTCCGGCACGCCGAAGGCCCCGAGACCACCACGGGCTTCGCGGTGAACCGGTCCTTCGCGGAGGACGACGCCCTGCTCACCTCCGCGCTCGCCGACCGGATCCGGCAGGCGGCGGCCCTGTGGACCGAGGATCCCGGCCGTCACCGGGAGCTGTCGCGGCGGGCGGCGGCCGTCGCCCGGGCCTTCACCTGGGAGCGCTGCGCCGATCTGCACCTGGCGGCGTTCACCCCGCTCTGGGAGGGCCGCCCGGCCGTGCTTGACCCCCAACTCGCGCTGCGACACGGATGGTTCGACCTGCTGGACGACGACGCGATCACCCCCGGCGCGGCCATCGAGCACGGCGACATCAAGGCCTACGAGCGCCACGCCCCGTTCGACGCCGAAGCCGCCGCTCAGATGTTCCGCGCCGCGTGGCGGCGGGCCGACTTCGCCACCTGCGAGCGGGTCCTCGCCCGCCACCCCGGCGCGGTTCCGGGGCCGGAGGCCGCCCGTCTGCACGATCGCGTCCGCGCGCTGCCCGGCCACCGCGTGGAGTACCGCCTCACGCACGCCGAGCGGGTCGACGTCGTACGGGCGCCACGCGGCAAGGTCCGGGCCCTGCCCGCCGTGCGCCCCCTGGAACGCACCGGTCCTGGCGTCTTCACGGGACCGGCCCCCGAGGCCGACGAGTGGCTGCTGCTCACTCTGTCCAGCGGCCGGGTGACCTGGGACGAGGTCCGTCATGACTGATCTGCGCGCCGTCCGCGCGGTGCTGCTCGCGGGCGGCGAGGGACGTCGCATGGGGCCCCTCGGCACGGGCCGGCTCAAGCCGCTCGTTCCCTACGGCGGCACCTGCCGTCTGATCGAC
Protein-coding regions in this window:
- a CDS encoding uracil-DNA glycosylase, with amino-acid sequence MDEVGSTSPGPSARDRGFPLFHAERCGGIGELDRRLVGCRACPRLVAWRETVAATKRAGFKDWEYWGRPVPGFGPQDAPLAVVGLAPAAHGANRTGRMFTGDASGDFLFAALHAVGLASQPTATTADDGLELYGVRITSPVHCAPPANKPTPQERDTCRPWLAAEISLLRPRAIVVLGAFGWQTLLPVLAEAGWRLPRPRPRFAHGTVVTLRRAEPDAARPAGADASGRDDRAGNEELKVIGCYHPSQRNTFTGRLTSPMLITLLHQAADLAGLPAGPPGAVPDPPKTRR
- a CDS encoding alpha/beta hydrolase encodes the protein MVEHRMIDVNGIRLHIAEEGEGPLVVLLHGFPESWHSWRHQFGPLAAAGFRVVAPDQRGYGRSDHPTDVAAYSILHLVGDVVALVRALGEEKAYVVGHDWGAPVAWHTALLRPDLVLGVAGLSVPPPVRGPHPPLAAMEKAFGGRFYWNYFDRPGVADAEFARDPRTTLRKFFYAASGDRPGEIVQPLVDPARGWLAALEDPEELPGWFTEGDLDVLTESFSRGFTGGLNWYRNMDRNWELTAPWQDAVITPPALYVYGERDLVPAFPGTPEFIASLPERMPSLHREPVELPGCGHWTQQERPDEVNAALVEFLRAYS
- the rfbB gene encoding dTDP-glucose 4,6-dehydratase, producing the protein MTSRILVTGGAGFIGSAYVRALLGPSGPPGVTVTVLDKLTYAGSLARLDQFAGHPRFAFVRGDICDAPAVRRLAAGHDDIVHFAAESHVDRSIEDASDFTRTNVLGTQLLLDAALRHGVRRFVHISTDEVYGSLPQGAAREQDPLRPSSPYAASKAAADLMALAQHHTHGLDVRVTRCSNNFGPFQHPEKAVPRFVTALLTGARLPLYGDGSQVRDWLHVDDHVRAVELVRTAGRPGEIYNIGGGTSLTNRDLVGRLVRLCGADADRITHVQDRPGHDRRYAVDHGKISAELGYRPHRDFEEALAATVAWYRDHASWWRPLAADGPGTPARAAGRVRRRGRPTPRLRGC
- a CDS encoding glucose-1-phosphate thymidylyltransferase, which gives rise to MKALVLAGGTGSRLRPFTHTRAKQLLPLANRPVIHYALRAIADAGIDEVGMVVGSHADDLRRSVGDGSAFGLGVTHLRQAKPLGLAHAVLIARDFLADDDFLLYLGDTYLPDGVTSFVRRADQGADAARLLLTPVADPTAFGVAELDAGGRVRGLEEKPDRPRSDLALIGVYAFTPVVHEAVRAIRPSGRGELEITHAVQWMIDQGLTVRGETTTRPWRDTGSVEDLLEANRHVLDRMEGSVEGKVDPRSVLVGRVRIEEGAVVRGSRIVGPVVVGAGAVISNASVGPYTAVGEDCRIEDSAIAFSVLLRGACVEGAARIEGSLIGREAVVTAAPRLPGAHRLVIGDHSKVQLTS
- a CDS encoding aminotransferase class III-fold pyridoxal phosphate-dependent enzyme, producing MTGRHQLERLEREARHLAPGASQEAAAGQRVFAEGDGPVLTDLDGNQYLDFAAGTLTQSLGHGHPEVVEALIAQARRLWNVHDSATPDRAALLELLARLLPGHLDTYALFSTGAEVIEAALRVVLAGAEPGRNRIGAMRGGFHGKTMGARMLVHWDVGHQAFAGNSVLGYSPYCYRCPLELTRPTCQLRCASLVRRHIAGKPNVSALVFEPVLGAGGVIVPPPGYWEQIADACRANGVLLVADEVLTGGGRTGTFLACEQFGVEPDLVALAKGLASGFPFAVLAGRADVMRHPAASEPGAHASTFAGNPLGIAAARATLGVIERDRLLERVRALGERLGDRLSALAARFDHLGDVRGVGLLYGLEFVTDRQSRSPAPDIARAVYTTALDLGLRVALGGHILRIAPPFTLDEALLDEGLGLLERALERVLL
- a CDS encoding ATP-binding cassette domain-containing protein; protein product: MIVAENLVKEFRLTERKPGLAGSLSTLFTREHRIVRAVDDVSFTIPAASKTAYIGANGAGKSTTIKMLTGIMTPTRGRCLVNGIEPYRHRQANARGIGVVFGQRSQLWWDLSVPDSFRILRRIYDVPDPVYRRNLALYRELLDIDALGTTPVRQLSLGQRMRAEIAASLLHDPAVVFWDEPTIGLDMLLKDAVRRLVNHVHRELGTTVVLTSHDIADIAAICDSALVVDRGRVVHQGSIRDLLRSAGRRSVVFDHRGAADRAETCARIERGLPGADASRTEDGRIRVDYPADRFTSRQVLAFLLERFDLTDCFAPEPDLEDVLRRIYAGHGEPLTAGAEPGRRGAA
- a CDS encoding ABC-2 family transporter protein, translated to MNDLTVPGRAASARRAPAARWRAYLPFATGGLQSLLQYRSTFVTTGVTAAAGAAVTVFLWRAVYAGSPPGGGPGGFTREGITTYLLMAQVLHILHANRVDDEVAAEVYRGDVAVMLVRPVSYPVVRLFSCLPVVAANAALVGVPVLALFAVLVPLTPPQPVDALLFLVSTLFSLLLAFLVNLLTGMTGFVTTNTWGVRMVKQSVVAFFAGQLVPLALMPRPLARVASALPFQGMVDGPLTLLLGRYEGVAGAADVLARQIGWVAGLGVLSAVLWRAALNRLEVLGG
- a CDS encoding ABC-2 family transporter protein — encoded protein: MTRTFRRHLRLAFFLGGVGLHRLSAYRVDFALGAGAFLVRVGLQTAVVGLVFRQVPAVGGWTYHEVLFLLGFSLLPRGLDHLFTDQLWELGRKLVQRGEFHRYLIRPVNPLFSLLSERFFHPDGLGELAVGAVLVGWSGDELGLRLTPLQWALAPLLVVCGALIHTSVKLLFASLSFWTVTSLPSMYAASQVSEFAAYPLDIYHPSLRVLLTWVLPFAFTSYVPCVYLLTGAAGLVVWLPLVTGGALALALGVWRRGIDTYEMTGS